The proteins below come from a single Caulobacter segnis ATCC 21756 genomic window:
- a CDS encoding pirin family protein, translated as MSVRPVLKIVKGLPASDGAGVRLTRMLGTPEAQMFDPFLMLDCFDNDQASDYMGGFPDHPHRGFETVTYMLEGRMRHKDNTGREGVIGPGGIQWMRAGKGIVHSEMPEQAEGRMRGFQLWVNLPAELKMSAPGYQEFEADSIPVEARDGGVSVKVISGATSPPDGGAGTAGPIGGGAVDALYFDVVLPAGTVFEEPVGDDRNAMLAVYEGQVRVAHDTVGALSGVFLGRGDTVRVEAVTDSRVLLLAGRPIGEPVFWHGPFVMDTREGLMQAFDDFQRGRF; from the coding sequence ATGAGCGTTAGACCCGTCCTGAAGATCGTGAAAGGCCTGCCCGCCTCGGATGGCGCGGGCGTGCGCCTGACCCGCATGCTGGGTACGCCGGAAGCCCAGATGTTCGACCCCTTCCTGATGCTGGACTGTTTCGACAACGACCAGGCGTCGGACTACATGGGCGGCTTTCCCGACCACCCGCATCGCGGCTTCGAGACCGTGACCTACATGCTGGAAGGCCGGATGCGCCATAAGGACAACACCGGCCGCGAGGGCGTGATCGGGCCGGGCGGCATCCAGTGGATGCGAGCCGGCAAGGGCATCGTCCATTCCGAGATGCCCGAGCAGGCCGAGGGCCGGATGCGCGGCTTCCAGCTGTGGGTGAACCTGCCCGCCGAGCTGAAGATGAGCGCGCCCGGCTATCAGGAGTTCGAGGCCGACAGCATCCCGGTCGAGGCTCGCGACGGCGGGGTTTCGGTCAAGGTGATCTCCGGCGCGACATCTCCTCCCGATGGGGGCGCCGGCACGGCGGGCCCGATCGGCGGCGGCGCGGTCGACGCGCTGTACTTCGACGTCGTGCTGCCGGCGGGGACGGTGTTCGAAGAGCCGGTCGGCGACGATCGCAACGCCATGCTCGCTGTCTACGAGGGCCAGGTTCGCGTCGCCCATGACACGGTGGGCGCGCTGTCGGGCGTCTTCCTCGGGCGGGGCGACACGGTCCGTGTCGAGGCGGTCACCGACTCTCGGGTGCTGCTGCTGGCCGGGCGGCCGATCGGTGAGCCGGTCTTCTGGCACGGCCCGTTCGTGATGGACACGCGCGAGGGGCTCATGCAGGCGTTCGACGATTTCCAGCGCGGCCGGTTCTAG
- a CDS encoding response regulator, producing MMLHPNRVLIVDDEFIITETLRIYVEDMGLEVCGTAATADSALEMAHAHQPYIVLMDVRLQGERDGIEASEDISQQVGSKVIFITGSREPATLERIESHHPAAVLFKPVSEGQLGSVVQKVLKDAPPSQA from the coding sequence ATGATGCTGCACCCCAACCGCGTCCTGATCGTCGACGACGAGTTCATCATCACCGAGACGCTGCGCATCTATGTCGAGGACATGGGGCTCGAGGTCTGCGGCACGGCCGCGACCGCCGACAGCGCGCTGGAGATGGCGCACGCGCACCAGCCCTACATCGTGCTGATGGACGTCCGCCTGCAGGGCGAGCGCGACGGCATCGAGGCCTCGGAAGACATCAGCCAGCAGGTGGGCTCGAAGGTCATCTTCATCACCGGCTCACGCGAGCCGGCGACGCTGGAACGCATCGAAAGCCACCACCCCGCCGCGGTGCTGTTCAAGCCGGTCTCGGAGGGCCAACTGGGCTCGGTGGTCCAGAAGGTGCTGAAGGACGCCCCACCGTCGCAGGCTTAG
- a CDS encoding sensor histidine kinase → MSSGDDRGLAETAPVGLFETDGDMIIRAANARMAKMVGLSRDDLVGRPLRTLLTRSSQFVYALKVEHALLTDGAAEEIFLELDHADGRSRAVLLTVTPDQDNPDRRHGALFSAPERRAYELELIAARQAVVEKINEQSLAKRALREANERLEQLVAERTAALGQRDLLLREVYHRVKNNLQVVDGLLFMRARQLGDPAAKAAMEEIRKRVFALGLVHHQLMGSKDLKTFDVGAFLKELIAHLRADAPENVSLALDVAPLAVDLDFAVPLGLLVTELATNALKHAFPGRSGEISVSLSATNDGEVLLRVADNGVGLPEGFQKQRTSGLSIVDGLVRQLGGRIEAIQTKGVCWEAHLPAPRTA, encoded by the coding sequence TTGAGCTCTGGCGACGACAGGGGGCTGGCCGAGACCGCCCCCGTAGGCCTCTTCGAAACCGACGGCGACATGATCATCCGGGCGGCGAACGCTCGGATGGCCAAGATGGTCGGCCTGTCTCGCGACGATCTCGTCGGTCGCCCCCTCCGGACCCTGCTCACCCGCTCGTCGCAGTTCGTCTACGCGTTGAAGGTCGAGCACGCCCTGCTGACGGACGGCGCGGCCGAGGAGATCTTCCTCGAACTCGATCATGCCGACGGCAGGTCGCGCGCGGTGCTGCTGACCGTGACGCCCGACCAGGACAATCCGGATCGACGCCATGGCGCGCTGTTCTCGGCCCCCGAGCGCCGCGCCTACGAGCTTGAGCTGATCGCCGCCCGTCAGGCCGTGGTCGAGAAGATCAACGAGCAGAGCCTGGCCAAGCGGGCCTTGAGGGAAGCCAACGAGCGGCTCGAACAGTTGGTCGCCGAACGCACCGCCGCGCTCGGGCAGCGGGACCTGCTGCTGCGCGAGGTCTACCACCGGGTGAAGAACAACCTCCAGGTCGTCGACGGGCTTCTGTTTATGCGCGCGCGCCAGTTGGGCGACCCCGCCGCCAAGGCCGCGATGGAAGAGATACGCAAACGGGTCTTCGCCCTGGGACTGGTGCATCACCAATTGATGGGCTCGAAGGACCTCAAGACCTTCGATGTCGGGGCCTTCCTCAAGGAGCTGATCGCGCATCTGCGAGCCGACGCGCCCGAGAACGTCAGCCTGGCCCTCGACGTGGCGCCGCTGGCCGTCGATCTCGACTTCGCCGTCCCGCTGGGCCTGCTGGTGACAGAACTCGCCACCAACGCTCTGAAGCACGCCTTTCCGGGGAGATCGGGCGAAATCAGCGTAAGCTTGAGCGCAACGAACGATGGCGAGGTTTTGCTGCGCGTCGCCGACAACGGGGTCGGCTTGCCCGAGGGCTTCCAGAAGCAGCGGACATCCGGACTTTCCATCGTCGATGGGCTCGTCCGACAACTCGGCGGGCGCATCGAAGCGATTCAGACTAAGGGCGTCTGCTGGGAAGCCCATCTTCCCGCGCCGAGAACCGCATGA
- a CDS encoding alpha/beta fold hydrolase: MLKAHAISEIGAGEPPLVLLHGFGTDQTIWGKMAPELSAKRRVVLYDHMGSGASDFAHYDADRYRTLEGYADDLVEILDALDLRDVSVAGHSVSGMISLLASLRTDRIGRLIMIGASPRYLNDGSYEGGFEPKDVEDFLGLMELDFQGWARALAPRVMDQPDNPSLTQELVFSFSRENAELTRRFAEATFTSDYRAHLSECRVPAAILQAKADVVVPLAAARFLADHIPRARLEIMNVRGHYPQLSAPDVVVDAIERFLAETPS, translated from the coding sequence ATGCTCAAGGCGCACGCCATCAGCGAGATAGGCGCCGGCGAGCCGCCGCTTGTCCTTCTGCACGGCTTTGGCACCGACCAGACGATCTGGGGGAAAATGGCCCCGGAACTTTCCGCCAAGCGGCGCGTGGTCCTCTACGACCACATGGGCTCCGGCGCCTCGGACTTCGCCCACTACGACGCGGATCGCTACCGGACGCTGGAGGGCTACGCCGATGACCTGGTGGAGATCCTGGACGCGCTGGACTTGCGGGACGTCAGCGTGGCGGGTCACTCGGTCTCGGGGATGATCTCCCTGCTGGCCAGCCTGCGGACCGATCGGATCGGCAGGCTGATCATGATCGGCGCCTCGCCGCGCTATCTGAACGACGGCTCCTACGAGGGCGGTTTCGAGCCCAAGGACGTGGAGGACTTCCTCGGACTGATGGAGCTGGACTTCCAAGGCTGGGCCAGGGCGTTGGCCCCCAGGGTGATGGACCAGCCCGACAACCCCTCCCTGACCCAGGAGCTGGTCTTCAGCTTCAGCCGGGAGAACGCCGAGCTGACGCGCCGTTTCGCGGAGGCGACGTTCACGTCGGACTATCGCGCGCATCTTTCCGAGTGCAGGGTCCCGGCGGCCATCCTCCAGGCCAAGGCCGACGTGGTGGTTCCGCTGGCCGCGGCGCGCTTTCTGGCCGATCACATTCCCCGCGCCCGCCTCGAGATCATGAACGTGCGGGGACACTATCCCCAGCTCAGCGCCCCGGACGTCGTGGTCGACGCGATCGAGCGTTTCCTGGCGGAGACGCCCTCTTGA
- a CDS encoding tetratricopeptide repeat protein translates to MFSLPLPLLGLSLLFSIALCVHVVRTHREMYWLWIILLFQPVGGVVYLVAVILPELMGGKAARTVGAAARQALDPQREYREAAKAVDDAPTVANRVRLAVAATELGKHAEAERLYADSLAGMYADDPQLLLGRANALIELNRPAEALPLLEKLGETPNAGRTPHTMLALGRVYQALARDEQAETALRWAADHYPGFEGVARYTVFLARQGRKDEARAQLAEIDKRLAKTHSHFRKEAKRWRDFAAAAVGG, encoded by the coding sequence ATGTTCTCGCTTCCGTTGCCGCTGCTCGGCCTGTCGCTGCTGTTCTCGATCGCTCTGTGCGTCCATGTCGTTCGGACGCACCGCGAGATGTACTGGCTGTGGATCATCCTGCTGTTCCAGCCGGTCGGCGGGGTGGTCTATCTGGTCGCCGTGATCCTGCCCGAGCTGATGGGCGGCAAGGCCGCTCGCACGGTCGGCGCCGCCGCCCGCCAGGCGCTGGACCCGCAGCGCGAGTACCGCGAGGCCGCCAAGGCCGTCGACGACGCCCCCACGGTCGCCAACCGGGTCCGCCTGGCCGTCGCGGCCACCGAGCTTGGCAAGCACGCCGAGGCCGAGCGGCTCTACGCCGACAGCCTGGCGGGGATGTACGCCGATGATCCGCAGCTTCTGCTGGGGCGCGCCAACGCCCTGATCGAGCTGAACCGTCCGGCCGAGGCCCTGCCGCTGCTGGAGAAGCTGGGCGAGACGCCCAACGCCGGTCGCACGCCCCATACCATGCTGGCCCTGGGCCGCGTCTATCAGGCGCTGGCCCGCGACGAGCAGGCCGAGACCGCCCTGCGGTGGGCCGCCGATCACTATCCCGGCTTCGAGGGCGTCGCGCGCTACACCGTCTTCCTGGCCCGCCAAGGCCGCAAGGACGAGGCCCGCGCTCAGCTGGCCGAAATCGACAAGCGCCTCGCCAAGACCCATAGCCACTTCCGCAAGGAGGCCAAGCGCTGGCGGGATTTCGCGGCGGCGGCGGTCGGCGGCTAG
- the pth gene encoding aminoacyl-tRNA hydrolase has protein sequence MLILAGLGNPEPKYEKNRHNVGFMAVDALARKWGTAPWRARFQGLACEGQVSTPDGPVKLLLLKPKTYYNESGRAVGEAMKFFKLKPADVIVFHDEIDMAPGRFRMKAGGGAAGNNGIRSVTSQVGDAFRRGRIGVGHPGHKDAVMHYVLGDFHKVEHQWLDPMLDAIADALPFAAVGDDERYQAEVMRLAPAPKADPRKPSKTDD, from the coding sequence ATGCTGATCCTCGCCGGCCTGGGCAATCCCGAGCCCAAGTACGAGAAGAACCGCCACAACGTCGGCTTCATGGCCGTCGACGCCTTGGCGCGGAAGTGGGGCACGGCCCCGTGGCGCGCCCGCTTCCAGGGCCTCGCCTGCGAGGGCCAGGTCAGCACGCCGGACGGTCCGGTGAAGCTGCTGCTGCTCAAGCCCAAGACCTATTACAACGAGAGCGGCCGCGCCGTGGGCGAGGCCATGAAATTCTTCAAGCTCAAGCCGGCCGACGTGATCGTCTTCCACGACGAGATCGACATGGCGCCCGGCCGCTTCCGCATGAAGGCCGGCGGCGGGGCGGCAGGCAACAACGGCATTCGCTCGGTGACCAGCCAGGTCGGCGACGCCTTCCGCCGGGGTCGGATCGGCGTCGGCCACCCGGGCCACAAGGACGCGGTGATGCACTACGTGCTGGGCGACTTCCACAAGGTCGAGCACCAGTGGCTGGACCCGATGCTGGACGCCATCGCCGACGCCCTGCCCTTCGCGGCGGTCGGCGACGACGAGCGCTACCAAGCCGAGGTCATGCGCCTGGCCCCCGCGCCCAAGGCCGATCCGAGGAAGCCCTCGAAAACGGACGATTGA
- a CDS encoding 50S ribosomal protein L25/general stress protein Ctc, whose protein sequence is MAEIILNVEVRDGSGTGAARAVRREGKIPGVLYGGGKAPVNIAVRANEFRKSLYTGKLLGHLVTLQHGDEKQSVIAKAVQFHPVTDEPVHFDLYRVDEHQLIKIEVPVHFKNHDISVGLKKGGSLEVIRHTVELACPADKIPEELVIDLASHDIGDTIRISEVKLPEGVKPAVDRDFVIATLKASSASQSDAGDTTTEA, encoded by the coding sequence ATGGCTGAGATCATTCTGAACGTTGAAGTTCGCGACGGTTCCGGCACCGGCGCCGCCCGCGCCGTCCGCCGCGAAGGCAAGATCCCCGGCGTCCTGTACGGCGGCGGCAAGGCCCCGGTGAACATCGCCGTGCGCGCCAACGAATTCCGCAAGTCGCTGTACACCGGCAAGCTGCTCGGCCACCTGGTCACGCTGCAGCACGGCGACGAAAAGCAATCGGTCATCGCCAAGGCCGTCCAGTTCCACCCCGTCACCGACGAGCCGGTCCACTTCGACCTGTACCGCGTCGACGAGCACCAGCTGATCAAGATCGAAGTGCCGGTGCACTTCAAGAACCACGACATCTCGGTCGGCCTGAAGAAGGGCGGCTCGCTGGAAGTGATCCGTCACACCGTCGAGCTGGCCTGCCCGGCCGACAAGATCCCGGAAGAACTGGTCATCGACCTGGCCAGCCACGACATCGGCGACACCATCCGCATCTCGGAAGTGAAGCTGCCGGAAGGCGTGAAGCCGGCCGTGGACCGCGACTTCGTGATCGCGACCCTGAAGGCCTCGTCGGCCTCCCAGTCGGACGCCGGCGACACCACGACCGAAGCCTAA
- a CDS encoding ribose-phosphate pyrophosphokinase: MKLLSGNSNRPLSQAIAEYLDMPLTRAQVRRFADLEVFVTIDENVRGEDVFVIQSTSYPANDNLMELLICIDALKRASGKRITAVLPYFGYARQDRKTGGRTPISAKLVANLITRSGADRVLTMDLHAGQIQGFFDIPTDNLLPSRLMADDIRKHYKMGDDLLVVSPDVGGVVRARALAKRLDDADLAIVDKRRSGPGQSEVMNIIGDVKDRRCILFDDIADSAGTLCNAAQALMNHGAKSVSAYITHGVLSGAAADRVANSVLTELVVTDSIEASDPAKACPKIRYVSCAPLIGEAIRRIANEESVSKLFD, encoded by the coding sequence ATGAAGCTGCTGTCCGGCAACTCCAACCGCCCGCTGTCCCAGGCGATCGCGGAATATCTCGACATGCCGCTGACCCGCGCCCAGGTGCGCCGGTTCGCCGACCTCGAGGTTTTCGTCACCATCGACGAGAACGTGCGGGGCGAGGACGTCTTCGTCATCCAGTCGACCAGCTACCCGGCCAACGACAACCTGATGGAGCTGCTGATCTGCATCGACGCCCTGAAGCGCGCGTCGGGCAAGCGGATCACCGCGGTGCTGCCCTACTTCGGCTACGCCCGCCAGGACCGGAAGACCGGGGGCCGCACCCCGATCTCGGCCAAGCTGGTCGCCAACCTGATCACCCGCTCGGGCGCCGACCGGGTGCTGACGATGGACCTGCACGCCGGCCAGATCCAAGGCTTCTTCGACATCCCCACCGACAACCTGCTGCCCTCGCGCCTGATGGCCGACGACATCCGCAAGCACTACAAGATGGGCGATGATCTGCTGGTCGTGTCGCCGGACGTGGGCGGCGTGGTCCGCGCCCGCGCCCTGGCCAAGCGTCTGGACGACGCCGACCTGGCCATCGTCGACAAGCGCCGCTCGGGCCCCGGCCAATCGGAAGTCATGAACATCATCGGCGACGTCAAGGATCGCCGCTGCATCCTGTTCGACGACATCGCCGACTCGGCCGGCACCCTGTGCAACGCCGCCCAGGCCCTGATGAATCACGGCGCCAAGTCGGTCAGCGCCTATATCACCCACGGCGTGCTGTCCGGCGCGGCGGCCGACCGCGTCGCCAATTCGGTGCTGACCGAGCTGGTGGTCACCGACTCGATCGAGGCCTCGGACCCGGCCAAGGCCTGCCCCAAGATCCGCTACGTCTCGTGCGCCCCGCTGATCGGCGAAGCCATCCGCCGCATCGCCAACGAAGAGTCGGTGTCGAAGCTGTTCGACTAG
- the pgeF gene encoding peptidoglycan editing factor PgeF — translation MTHTPDLPTVQSPLLASLPGVKHAFFTRQGGVSKGIYASLNVGRGSQDEPADVEENRARIARWFGGGPEDLNVCYQIHSTIAITADGSWGDARPQGDAVVSKTPGVICGAMAADCAPVLLVDPDARVVAAAHAGWRGALDGVIQAAVDRMVELGANPANITGVVGPCIGPKSYEVGLDFLHKFEADCPGSGRFFKPGVSDDKRFFDLPAFVLDRLETAGVERREWVGRDTRAEEEWFFSNRRAFLNNEGDYGRLLSAIMLEA, via the coding sequence ATGACCCACACGCCCGACCTGCCCACCGTCCAGTCGCCGCTGCTGGCCAGCCTGCCGGGCGTCAAGCACGCCTTCTTCACGCGCCAAGGCGGGGTCTCGAAGGGGATCTACGCCAGCCTCAATGTCGGCCGCGGCAGCCAGGACGAGCCGGCCGACGTCGAGGAGAACCGCGCCCGCATCGCGCGCTGGTTCGGCGGCGGGCCCGAGGATCTGAACGTCTGCTACCAGATCCATTCGACCATCGCGATCACGGCCGACGGCTCGTGGGGCGACGCGCGCCCCCAGGGCGACGCGGTGGTCAGCAAGACGCCGGGCGTGATCTGCGGCGCGATGGCGGCCGACTGCGCGCCCGTGCTGCTGGTCGATCCCGACGCCCGCGTCGTGGCCGCCGCCCACGCCGGCTGGCGCGGGGCGCTGGACGGCGTCATCCAGGCCGCCGTCGACCGGATGGTCGAGCTGGGCGCGAACCCGGCCAACATCACCGGCGTCGTCGGCCCCTGCATCGGGCCCAAGTCCTACGAGGTGGGCCTGGATTTCCTGCACAAGTTCGAGGCCGACTGTCCCGGCTCGGGCCGGTTCTTCAAGCCCGGCGTCTCGGACGACAAGCGCTTCTTCGACCTGCCCGCCTTCGTTCTGGATCGCCTGGAGACCGCCGGGGTCGAGCGTCGCGAATGGGTCGGTCGCGACACGCGGGCGGAGGAGGAATGGTTCTTCTCCAACCGCCGCGCCTTCCTGAACAACGAAGGCGACTACGGCCGTCTGCTGTCGGCGATCATGCTGGAAGCGTGA
- a CDS encoding class I SAM-dependent methyltransferase has translation MSLLDRLKAQIAQDGPIGAPEFFTRCLHDPRDGYYATRPDLGASGDFITAPLVSQMFGELIGLWVIETWTRMGRPAPFRLVEMGPGDGALMSDLLRAARLAPDFLAATDVWLVEVSQPLKARQAERLGERPRWASRLDEVPGGAPMILVANELLDCLPARQFVRTKDGWAERVIGLGEDGDLAFGLRSLSPPPRGGGGRGATGGGSSSGPASSPSDASRHLPPQGEDFPVGAVVETSPAQAALASEIAHRLVTDGGAALLIDYGRAEPEAGDTLQAVQNHQKVDPLKTAGLADLTVWADFPSVVAAARDTGAKAGPILTQGQFLVALGILDRAEALAARQPEKTDQIGRQLDRLLGEAQMGTLFKVACLCAPDLSPPLFEDAT, from the coding sequence ATGAGCCTGCTGGACCGCCTCAAGGCCCAGATCGCCCAGGACGGGCCGATCGGCGCGCCAGAGTTCTTCACCCGCTGCCTGCACGACCCGCGCGACGGCTACTACGCCACGCGCCCGGATCTTGGCGCGAGCGGCGACTTCATCACCGCGCCCCTCGTCAGCCAGATGTTCGGCGAGTTGATCGGCCTCTGGGTGATCGAGACCTGGACCCGCATGGGCCGCCCCGCCCCGTTCCGCCTGGTCGAGATGGGTCCCGGCGACGGCGCCCTGATGAGCGACCTGCTGCGCGCCGCGCGCTTGGCCCCGGACTTCCTCGCGGCCACCGACGTCTGGCTGGTCGAGGTCTCCCAGCCCCTGAAGGCTCGCCAAGCCGAACGGCTGGGCGAGCGCCCCCGCTGGGCCTCGCGCCTCGACGAGGTCCCAGGCGGCGCGCCGATGATCCTGGTCGCCAACGAGCTCCTGGACTGCCTGCCCGCCCGCCAGTTCGTCCGGACGAAGGACGGCTGGGCCGAGCGGGTGATCGGGCTGGGCGAGGACGGAGACCTGGCGTTTGGGCTGCGGAGTTTAAGTCCTCCCCCCAGAGGGGGAGGTGGTCGCGGAGCGACCGGAGGGGGAAGTTCGTCTGGTCCTGCCTCTTCCCCCTCCGACGCTTCGCGTCACCTCCCCCCTCAGGGGGAGGATTTCCCAGTCGGCGCGGTCGTCGAGACCTCTCCCGCCCAGGCGGCCCTCGCCTCCGAGATCGCCCATCGCCTCGTGACAGACGGCGGCGCGGCGCTGCTGATCGACTATGGCCGGGCCGAGCCCGAGGCCGGCGACACGCTGCAAGCCGTCCAGAACCACCAGAAGGTCGACCCGCTGAAGACCGCGGGCCTGGCCGACCTCACCGTCTGGGCCGACTTCCCGTCGGTGGTAGCCGCCGCGCGCGACACCGGAGCCAAGGCCGGGCCGATCCTGACGCAAGGCCAGTTCCTGGTGGCGCTCGGCATCCTCGACCGCGCCGAGGCGCTCGCGGCCCGTCAGCCCGAGAAGACCGACCAGATCGGAAGACAGCTTGATCGTCTGCTCGGCGAGGCGCAGATGGGGACCCTGTTCAAGGTGGCGTGCCTGTGCGCGCCCGATCTTTCGCCCCCCCTCTTCGAGGACGCGACATGA
- the lgt gene encoding prolipoprotein diacylglyceryl transferase, giving the protein MIFPDIDPVVHIGPWALQWGPLALRWYALAYVAGILLGWRYAVRLVKTPSLWGGRTPTATPLQIDDLVLWITLGIILGGRLGYILFYMLPNDAQRTWLMANPLDVLKIWEGGMSFHGGFLGVCAAIALFAQRNKIDMLKLGDLVAPVAPIGIFFGRIANFINGELWGRVTDGPWGIIFCNDTIRATHPQGICPAGELPRHPSQLYEAGLEGLLLFLILALAIYRLKWLQRRGAIVATFLLAYGLFRLSLENVRNPDIGMPDFPLGLTMGMMLSAPMILVGGWLLWRSLRAPVETAA; this is encoded by the coding sequence GTGATCTTCCCCGACATTGATCCGGTGGTTCATATCGGCCCCTGGGCCCTGCAGTGGGGGCCGCTCGCCCTGCGCTGGTACGCCCTGGCCTATGTGGCGGGCATCCTGCTGGGCTGGCGCTACGCGGTTCGCCTGGTGAAGACGCCCAGCCTGTGGGGCGGCCGGACCCCGACCGCCACGCCGCTGCAGATCGACGACCTCGTGCTCTGGATCACCCTGGGCATCATCCTGGGCGGACGCCTGGGCTACATCCTCTTCTACATGCTGCCCAACGACGCCCAGCGGACGTGGCTGATGGCCAATCCCTTGGACGTGCTCAAGATCTGGGAAGGCGGCATGTCCTTCCACGGCGGCTTCCTGGGCGTGTGCGCGGCGATCGCCCTGTTCGCCCAACGCAACAAGATCGACATGCTGAAGCTGGGCGACCTGGTCGCGCCCGTCGCCCCGATCGGCATCTTCTTCGGCCGCATCGCCAACTTCATCAATGGCGAGCTGTGGGGCCGGGTCACCGACGGTCCGTGGGGGATCATCTTCTGCAACGACACGATCCGCGCCACCCATCCGCAAGGGATTTGCCCCGCGGGAGAGCTGCCGCGCCATCCCAGCCAGCTCTACGAGGCTGGCCTGGAGGGCCTGCTGCTGTTCCTGATCCTGGCCCTCGCCATCTATCGGCTGAAGTGGCTGCAACGGCGCGGCGCGATCGTCGCGACCTTCCTGCTGGCCTATGGCCTGTTCCGCCTGTCGCTGGAGAACGTGCGCAATCCAGACATCGGCATGCCCGACTTCCCGCTGGGCCTGACCATGGGGATGATGCTGTCGGCGCCGATGATCCTGGTCGGCGGCTGGCTGCTGTGGCGCTCGCTGCGCGCGCCCGTCGAGACCGCCGCCTGA
- a CDS encoding accessory factor UbiK family protein, which yields MHSQNPILDEFAKLTQAAMGIAQTAGEEAKSAMRAQADRLAAEFDLIRRDDFEALKAEVAALREEIASLKAAPKEAKKAPAKKSAATGE from the coding sequence ATGCACAGCCAGAACCCGATCCTCGACGAATTCGCCAAGCTGACGCAGGCGGCCATGGGCATCGCCCAGACGGCCGGCGAGGAAGCCAAGTCCGCGATGCGGGCTCAGGCGGACCGTCTGGCGGCCGAGTTTGACCTGATCCGCCGCGATGACTTCGAGGCCCTGAAGGCCGAGGTCGCGGCGCTGCGCGAAGAGATCGCCAGCCTCAAGGCGGCCCCTAAGGAAGCCAAGAAGGCTCCCGCCAAGAAGAGCGCGGCGACGGGCGAATAA
- a CDS encoding type III secretion system chaperone family protein, producing MDTQPEEDDVLMALDPLEVVEHVLSAENLTFDRTEDGDLAFALKGDWKDYELWFAWRPEADCLQLCLSLDLRASKTKRTNAYELLALINQRVWLGHFEVWTEDGEVVFRHALALPAGERPTMAQAASMIDAAVEAADRFYPAFDFLLHGAKTPDQAMAACMFETVGQA from the coding sequence ATGGACACCCAACCGGAAGAAGACGACGTCCTGATGGCTCTCGATCCCCTCGAGGTGGTCGAACATGTGCTGTCGGCCGAAAACCTGACCTTTGACCGCACCGAAGACGGCGACCTGGCCTTCGCGCTGAAAGGCGACTGGAAGGACTACGAGCTGTGGTTCGCCTGGCGGCCCGAGGCCGACTGCCTGCAGCTGTGCCTGTCGCTGGACCTGCGCGCGTCCAAGACCAAGCGGACCAACGCCTACGAACTTCTGGCCCTGATCAACCAGCGCGTCTGGCTGGGCCACTTCGAGGTCTGGACCGAGGACGGCGAGGTCGTGTTCCGCCACGCCCTGGCCCTGCCGGCCGGCGAGCGTCCGACCATGGCCCAGGCCGCCTCGATGATCGACGCGGCGGTGGAGGCGGCCGACCGCTTCTATCCGGCCTTCGACTTCCTGCTGCACGGCGCCAAGACCCCCGACCAGGCGATGGCGGCCTGCATGTTCGAGACGGTGGGCCAAGCTTAA
- the proC gene encoding pyrroline-5-carboxylate reductase has product MTPILLLGAGRMGGALVQGWREAGAFATADLIVRDPNISPGAFRGAVINPPLETLGAAKTVLLAVKPQIWREAVNDVVPHLAPDAVIVSIAAGVRAADISETFEGRRVARVMPTTAVAIGRGAASLYAEDAEALARAQALFEPVAAVSVLPNEDLMHAATAVSGSAPAYLYAFVEALEAAGAAQGLDPAESARLARATIIGAAALMEQSGEEPAELRKQVTSPGGTTAAALAVLMGEGGFGDLLPKALAAAVARSKELGG; this is encoded by the coding sequence ATGACCCCCATCCTCCTCCTCGGCGCCGGGCGCATGGGCGGCGCGCTGGTCCAGGGCTGGCGCGAGGCCGGCGCCTTTGCGACCGCCGACCTGATCGTCCGTGATCCGAACATCTCCCCCGGCGCCTTCCGGGGCGCGGTGATCAATCCGCCGCTGGAGACGCTCGGCGCGGCCAAGACCGTGCTGCTGGCCGTCAAGCCGCAGATCTGGCGCGAGGCGGTCAACGACGTGGTCCCGCACCTGGCGCCCGACGCCGTGATCGTCTCGATCGCAGCCGGCGTCCGCGCCGCCGACATCTCCGAAACCTTCGAAGGCCGGCGCGTGGCGCGGGTGATGCCGACCACCGCCGTCGCCATCGGTCGCGGCGCGGCCAGCCTCTACGCCGAGGACGCCGAGGCCCTGGCCCGCGCCCAGGCCCTGTTCGAACCCGTCGCGGCGGTCTCGGTCCTACCCAACGAGGACCTGATGCACGCGGCCACCGCCGTCTCGGGCTCGGCCCCTGCCTATCTTTACGCCTTCGTCGAGGCCCTGGAGGCCGCCGGCGCGGCCCAGGGGCTGGATCCCGCCGAAAGCGCGCGCCTGGCCCGCGCCACGATCATCGGCGCGGCCGCCCTGATGGAGCAGAGCGGCGAGGAGCCGGCGGAACTCCGCAAGCAGGTCACGTCCCCCGGCGGCACCACGGCCGCGGCGCTGGCGGTGCTGATGGGCGAGGGCGGGTTTGGGGATCTGTTGCCCAAGGCGCTGGCGGCGGCGGTGGCGCGCTCGAAGGAGCTGGGGGGCTAG